A single Eubalaena glacialis isolate mEubGla1 chromosome 18, mEubGla1.1.hap2.+ XY, whole genome shotgun sequence DNA region contains:
- the ZNF432 gene encoding LOW QUALITY PROTEIN: zinc finger protein 432 (The sequence of the model RefSeq protein was modified relative to this genomic sequence to represent the inferred CDS: inserted 1 base in 1 codon), which yields MIQAQETLSFKDVAVDFTWEEWQLLAPLQKDLYRDVMLENYSNLLSVGYRVSKPDALSKLERGEEPWTIEDEIHSQTCPETGKVGNHLQGDWENQRMLEGIERYQEHNAFGNPVPQSKSHFSFRQNHDMFEFYIKTLKSHLSLVSQGQSYEIKNSTKCNGDGKSFLHGKHEEFNSPVQCPVRAKPISSKSQVIKHQGTHNVEKAHICGECGKAFVKKSQLTDHQRVHTGEKPYGCSMCAKVFSRKSRLNEHQRIHKREKSFICGDCGRVFTMKSRLIEHQRTHTGEKPYICSDCGKGFPGKRNLIVHQRNHTGEKCYVCSECGKGFTGKSMLTIHQRTHTGEKPYICSECGKGFTTKHYVIIHQRNHTGEKPYICNECGKGFTMKSRLIEHQRTHTGEKPYVCNECGKGFPRKSNLIVHQRNHTVEKSYVCDECGKGFTVKSMLIIHQRTHTGEKPYICSECGKGFPLKSRLVVHQRTHTGEKPYRCSECGKGFIVNSGLMLHQRTHTGEKPYICNKCGKGFAFKSNLVVHQRTHTGEKPFTCNECGKGFTMKRYLIVHQQIHMGEKSYICSECGKGFVMETELILHQQIHTGEKPYACNECGRGFTVKXPSSRSSANSYRRETFCMQ from the exons GGTATCGGGTCAGCAAACCAGATGCACTGTCCAAGTTGGAACGAGGGGAAGAACCGTGGACAATAGAAGATGAAATCCACAGTCAAACCTGTCCAG aaactggCAAAGTTGGTAATCATCTGCAGGGTGACTGGGAAAATCAAAGAATGCTGGAAGGTATAGAACGATACCAGGAACATAATGCATTTGGAAATCCTGTTCCTCAAAGCAAAAGTCATTTCTCTTTCAGGCAAAATCATGATATGTTTGAGTTCTATATAAAAACTTTGAAATCACATTTAAGTTTAGTCAGCCAGGGCCAAAGCTATGAAATTAAGAACTCTACTAAATGTAACGGAGATGGGAAATCATTTCTGCATGGTAAGCATGAAGAATTTAATTCTCCAGTTCAATGCCCTGTACGTGCAAAACCCATCAGTAGTAAGTCCCAAGTCATTAAGCACCAAGGAACTCACAacgtagagaaagcccacatatgcggtgaatgtgggaaagcctttgtTAAGAAGTCTCAGCTCACTGACCATCAGAGAGttcatacaggagagaaaccttatgGATGCAGTATGTGTGCAAAAGTATTCTCCCGAAAGTCCAGGCTCAAtgaacatcagagaattcacaagagagagaaatcctttaTATGTGGTGATTGTGGAAGAGTCTTCACCATGAAGAGCCGTCTGATTGAACACCAGcgaactcacactggagagaaaccttacatATGCAGTGACTGTGGAAAAGGCTTCCCAGGGAAGcgtaatctcattgtacatcagCGAAATCATACTGGAGAGAAATGCTACGTATGTAGTGAATGCGGAAAAGGCTTCACTGGGAAGAGCATGCTTACTATACACCAGCGAActcatacaggagagaaaccctacaTCTGCAGTGAATGTGGAAAAGGCTTTACCACAAAGCACTATGTCATCATACACCAACGAAAccatacaggagagaaaccctacatatgcaatgaatgtgggaaagGTTTCACCATGAAGAGTCGTCTGATTGAACATCAGCGAACTCATACAGGAGAGAAGCCGTATGTGTGCAATGAATGTGGAAAAGGCTTTCCCAGGAAGAGTAATCTGATTGTACATCAGAGAAATCATACAGTAGAGAAATCCTACGTATGTGATGAATGTGGAAAAGGCTTCACTGTGAAGAGCATGCTCATCATACATCAAcgaactcacactggagagaaaccctacatctgcagtgaatgtgggaaaggcTTCCCATTGAAGAGTCGGCTTGTTGTGCATCAGCGAACACATACGGGTGAGAAACCTTATAGATGCAGCGAATGTGGGAAAGGCTTCATCGTGAATAGCGGACTGATGTTACATCAGcgaactcacactggagagaagccctataTATGCAATAAGTGTGGAAAAGGTTTTGCCTTTAAGAGCAATCTTGTGGTACATCAGCGaactcatactggagagaaaccctttaCATGCAATGAGTGCGGAAAAGGCTTCACAATGAAACGCTATCTCATCGTACACCAGCAAATTCATATGGGAGAGAAGTCCTATATATGCAGCGAATGTGGAAAAGGTTTTGTCATGGAAACAGAGCTCATTTTACATCAGcaaattcatactggagagaaaccttatgcCTGCAATGAATGTGGCAGAGGCTTCACTGTGA AGCCGTCTAGTCGTTCATCAGCGAActcatacaggagagaaaccttTTGTATGCAGTGA